From a region of the Rathayibacter sp. VKM Ac-2804 genome:
- a CDS encoding acyltransferase, whose amino-acid sequence MNGLDLAILAQRARDLAFSKLVAGGFHRFGKGSRICLPFRIGPGQGKRISIGENVLISANCMLMVPTDDAPTPALIIGDRVRMNMTAISAVQSVVIEEGVGIARGVYISDHSHGFKDPTRFIRDQGVDRIAPVRIGRGAWLGENAVIMPGVTVGRGAVIGANAVVREDVPDYSVAVGVPARVIRTFA is encoded by the coding sequence TTGAACGGACTGGATCTCGCGATCCTCGCGCAGCGAGCACGCGATCTGGCCTTCAGCAAGCTGGTCGCCGGCGGTTTCCACCGCTTCGGCAAGGGTTCCCGGATCTGCCTGCCCTTCCGGATCGGACCCGGCCAGGGCAAGCGGATCTCGATCGGCGAGAACGTGCTGATCAGCGCGAACTGCATGCTGATGGTCCCGACCGACGACGCGCCCACGCCTGCCCTGATCATCGGCGACCGCGTGCGGATGAACATGACCGCGATCAGCGCCGTGCAGAGCGTGGTCATCGAGGAGGGCGTCGGCATCGCCCGCGGCGTCTACATCTCGGACCACTCGCACGGCTTCAAGGACCCGACGCGGTTCATCCGCGATCAGGGCGTCGACCGGATCGCCCCGGTCCGCATCGGCCGCGGCGCCTGGCTCGGCGAGAACGCCGTGATCATGCCCGGCGTGACGGTGGGCCGCGGCGCCGTGATCGGCGCGAACGCCGTCGTCCGCGAGGACGTCCCCGACTACTCCGTCGCCGTCGGCGTGCCCGCGCGCGTCATCCGGACCTTCGCGTGA